From Paenibacillus sp. PK3_47, the proteins below share one genomic window:
- a CDS encoding SDR family NAD(P)-dependent oxidoreductase, translated as MSPNIAKKQRFVGKTAIITGAGSGIGRATAIQMAREGANVALFDLVNERTSVLAQKLNKLRKDCALAIEVDTSDAEGMEEAVRRTVEHFGGVDIVFANAGINGVVGPIEELSLSDWEKTMSVNLTGTFLTLKYTIPHLKAKGKGSIIITSSINGNTRFTSFGWSPYSTTKAGQVAFAKMAALELAKFKIRVNVICPGAISTNIDETTEFNEEVEEIVIPIEFPEGAQPLADGPGKPDNVADLVSFLASDESIHITGAQIVIDGAESLLS; from the coding sequence ATGAGCCCAAATATAGCGAAAAAACAGCGTTTTGTGGGAAAAACAGCCATTATTACAGGTGCGGGCTCTGGGATCGGCAGAGCGACAGCAATTCAGATGGCCCGTGAAGGTGCAAACGTAGCCTTGTTCGATCTGGTAAATGAACGTACTTCAGTCCTGGCGCAGAAGCTGAACAAGCTCCGCAAGGATTGCGCGCTTGCCATTGAAGTAGACACCTCGGATGCGGAGGGCATGGAGGAAGCGGTGCGCAGAACCGTGGAGCATTTTGGCGGAGTGGATATCGTATTTGCCAATGCAGGGATCAATGGTGTAGTGGGGCCGATCGAGGAGCTGAGTCTCAGCGACTGGGAAAAGACGATGTCGGTTAACCTGACCGGAACCTTCCTGACTCTCAAATACACAATTCCTCATCTGAAAGCCAAAGGCAAAGGCAGCATCATTATCACAAGTTCTATTAACGGGAATACCCGGTTCACAAGCTTCGGCTGGTCGCCTTACAGTACAACCAAGGCCGGGCAGGTTGCTTTTGCCAAAATGGCTGCGCTGGAGCTGGCCAAGTTCAAAATCCGTGTAAATGTGATCTGTCCGGGAGCCATTTCAACCAATATTGATGAAACCACTGAATTCAACGAGGAAGTGGAAGAAATCGTGATTCCGATCGAATTCCCGGAAGGTGCACAGCCGCTGGCTGATGGACCGGGCAAGCCGGACAATGTGGCAGATCTCGTCTCGTTCCTCGCTTCTGATGAGTCTATTCATATCACAGGTGCGCAGATTGTTATTGATGGAGCAGAATCACTGTTATCTTAA
- the rnc gene encoding ribonuclease III, translated as MKGDLKQLQSQLQIQFHDPVLLKQAFTHASYVNEHRFNQHQDNERLEFLGDAVLELTVSEYLYNLLPDRPEGELTKLRAAIVCEPSLVKFAESLGFGKYVLLGKGEELTGGRTRPALLADVFESFVGALYLDQGLETARKFLDDHVFPLVETDGKLQMQMSDFKTELQELIQHHGMGTLEYRIIEERGPAHEREFVSEVYMANRSLGKGTGRSKKEAEQQAAAAALLQLKEDGA; from the coding sequence GTGAAAGGAGACCTGAAGCAGTTACAAAGTCAACTTCAAATCCAATTTCACGATCCTGTACTTCTGAAGCAGGCCTTTACCCATGCATCGTATGTGAATGAACACCGTTTCAACCAGCATCAGGACAACGAACGCCTGGAATTTCTGGGCGACGCTGTCCTGGAGCTTACGGTGTCTGAATACCTGTACAACCTGCTGCCTGACCGGCCGGAAGGTGAACTGACCAAGCTGCGGGCCGCAATTGTATGCGAGCCTTCACTGGTCAAGTTTGCCGAAAGCCTGGGCTTCGGCAAATATGTACTGCTGGGCAAAGGGGAAGAGCTTACGGGCGGCCGGACACGGCCGGCACTGCTGGCCGATGTGTTCGAGTCCTTCGTGGGAGCGCTTTATCTCGATCAGGGTCTGGAAACAGCGCGGAAATTTCTTGACGACCATGTATTTCCGCTGGTGGAGACGGACGGCAAGCTGCAAATGCAGATGAGCGACTTCAAGACAGAGCTTCAGGAGCTGATACAGCATCACGGCATGGGTACGCTGGAATACCGGATTATTGAAGAACGGGGACCGGCGCATGAGCGCGAATTCGTCTCTGAAGTATACATGGCGAACCGGTCACTCGGCAAAGGAACCGGCCGTTCCAAGAAGGAAGCGGAACAGCAGGCTGCCGCAGCGGCTCTGCTGCAGCTGAAGGAAGACGGCGCATAA
- a CDS encoding circularly permuted type 2 ATP-grasp protein — protein sequence MSKLDPLPGLSPYPLEHFYDEMYADERNIRSHYKHVNRMFSGMSPEGLQSKQKLMQRRMMEEGITFTLYNPAQDHPMERTIPFDMIPRIIPKGEWERLEAGIVQRITALNLFIHDIYHEQYIVKDGIVPRRMIVSNCYFRPEMAGLRVPGGAYITTSGIDLIRHHDGEYYVLEDNLRTPSGFSYLFKGRSLMNQLFPELAFASSIRDVDHSLNRFLSVLRSLSPSRTKDPVIALLTPGEYNSAYYEHAFLAQQMGIHLVEGRDLVAKDHKIYLKVMNGLRRVDVLYRRLDDDFIDPLAFQPNSLLGVAGLMNAYRAGNIAIANAPGTGVADDKAMYVYVPDMIRYYLNEEPILGNVPTYLLSRPQERQYVLDNLAGMVVKETSLSGGYGMLIGSEATKEELNEFRLKILADPGRYIAQPIMSLSRAPVLTGDTMSPRHIDLRAFVLMGADRKPHVIPGGLTRVAMKEGSLVVNSSQGGGVKDTWVMA from the coding sequence ATGTCCAAACTTGATCCTCTGCCCGGTCTGTCTCCGTATCCGCTGGAGCATTTTTATGATGAAATGTATGCCGATGAACGGAACATCCGGTCTCACTACAAGCATGTTAACCGCATGTTTTCCGGGATGAGTCCCGAAGGGCTGCAGAGCAAGCAGAAATTGATGCAGCGCCGGATGATGGAAGAAGGAATTACTTTTACACTGTATAACCCGGCACAGGATCACCCGATGGAGCGGACGATACCCTTTGATATGATTCCGCGGATCATTCCCAAAGGGGAATGGGAACGGCTTGAAGCAGGTATTGTCCAGCGGATCACGGCACTTAATTTGTTCATCCACGATATTTATCATGAGCAGTACATTGTCAAAGACGGGATCGTCCCGAGGCGCATGATCGTATCCAACTGTTATTTCCGTCCTGAGATGGCCGGATTGCGCGTACCGGGAGGGGCTTATATTACAACATCCGGTATCGATCTGATCCGCCATCATGACGGGGAGTATTACGTGCTGGAGGACAATTTGCGGACACCGTCAGGGTTCTCTTATCTTTTCAAAGGAAGATCACTGATGAATCAGTTGTTTCCCGAATTGGCCTTTGCCAGCTCTATCCGCGATGTGGATCACAGTCTCAACCGGTTCCTGTCTGTACTGCGCAGCCTGTCGCCTTCCAGAACCAAAGATCCGGTGATTGCCCTTCTCACACCCGGTGAATACAATTCAGCGTATTACGAGCATGCTTTTCTGGCGCAGCAGATGGGGATCCATCTTGTGGAAGGCCGGGATCTCGTGGCCAAGGACCATAAAATTTACCTCAAGGTAATGAACGGGCTGCGCAGAGTGGATGTGCTGTACCGGCGTCTGGATGATGATTTTATTGATCCGCTCGCTTTTCAGCCGAATTCGCTGCTTGGAGTGGCGGGTCTGATGAATGCTTACCGGGCAGGAAATATCGCGATTGCCAATGCTCCGGGAACAGGTGTAGCTGACGATAAAGCCATGTACGTCTACGTTCCTGATATGATCCGTTATTATCTTAATGAAGAGCCGATTCTTGGCAATGTGCCTACGTATTTACTGTCCCGTCCGCAGGAACGCCAATATGTGCTGGATAATCTGGCCGGGATGGTGGTCAAGGAGACCTCTTTGTCCGGCGGTTACGGAATGCTGATCGGCAGCGAAGCAACCAAGGAGGAGCTGAACGAATTCCGGCTCAAAATCCTTGCTGATCCGGGGCGTTATATCGCCCAGCCGATCATGTCGCTGTCAAGAGCACCGGTGTTGACGGGTGACACGATGTCCCCGCGCCATATTGATCTCCGGGCATTTGTACTGATGGGGGCAGACCGCAAACCGCATGTTATACCCGGAGGTCTGACGCGGGTTGCCATGAAGGAAGGCTCACTGGTTGTAAATTCTTCGCAGGGCGGTGGGGTCAAGGATACTTGGGTGATGGCATAG
- the smc gene encoding chromosome segregation protein SMC, producing MFLKRIELAGFKSFADKTEMEFVRGITAVVGPNGSGKSNISDGIRWVLGEQSAKSLRGGKMEDIIFAGSDARKAVNYGEVSLTLDNEDHVLPLDFSEVTVTRRVHRSGESEYLINKQACRLKDITELFMDTGIGREAYSIIGQGRIEEILSTRSEDRRGIFEEASGIVKYKSRKKDAGRKLDETEQNLLRIHDLLSELEDQVGPLKDQSEKAARYKELREQLKHLEISVYVHQIEGIHTAWKEGNARLETLQVEQLELSTVVSAHDAKLESGRSELRTLEEQIEKLQGELLRYSEANEKSEGYGEVLKERKRNLESNREQLLLTLGSVGERSADRQRELAELEHKLKQTREALEELRRQITDEEARLEGVTGGISQSKEEKLKSSLLELMNLMAQARNEIRYADQQKEALERRMSRSQEESGKWLARLEELTSAQKGLKDKIAALGNEISKLRNAYITESEQTSKRQKLLEETQSGLRKWEQKREAQVSRHETMKEMQDDFDGFMLGVKEVLKGARKGQLSGVHGAVAELISVPERLEMAVETAMGASLQHVVMDNEAVSRQAISFLKQRQLGRATFLPLDVIRPRQITGSDRSMVEGADGFVGIGSELVGYEEKYANIVGSLLGNVVIAESLEQANRIAAKCQYRYRVVTLEGDVVNAGGSMTGGSQHKKNNSLLSRKRQLDQLFGEIEESERQISKLKQGMSRLREEQENASQKLEQLRHDGDEKRMEEQRVSGDLKQLEQELRHVQEQVEGAGAERSGFESEVRGLEESRNQAVSELARLEKEEKDAHEAIRSAESERKASENAKEELQGKLTGMKVSEGKLDQEIFSLEEQLRRMRQDAGSQDKELRQNRNLLMTIEQDLEENAREAVKQKEDLNSYRLKKEEASSKLDLARADRAALTRKLELAEGETKDQRQALRSVEDKLRSTEVAVGRLDVELDNILRKLSDDYELSYELAKQRYPVPEDVPAAQLEVQWLKRSISALGEVNLGAIEEYQRVHERFTFLSGQKDDLVEAKTTLYHVIHEMEEEMSKRFKQTFDAIRREFGTVFTKLFGGGRADLQLLDPEHLLDTGIDIVAQPPGKKLQNLQLLSGGERALTAMALLFAILQVKPVPFCVLDEVEAALDEANVVRFAQYLREFSEQTQFIVVTHRKGTMEEADVLYGVTMEEGGVSKLVSVRLEDEEAEIA from the coding sequence ATGTTTTTGAAACGGATTGAATTAGCCGGCTTTAAATCTTTTGCTGACAAGACAGAGATGGAATTCGTACGCGGTATAACAGCAGTAGTCGGCCCGAATGGAAGCGGCAAGAGCAATATCTCCGACGGAATCCGCTGGGTGCTCGGCGAACAGAGCGCCAAGTCGCTGCGCGGGGGCAAGATGGAGGATATCATTTTCGCCGGAAGCGATGCCCGTAAAGCCGTGAATTACGGTGAAGTTTCGTTAACCCTGGATAATGAGGATCATGTGCTGCCGCTGGATTTCAGTGAAGTCACAGTGACACGCCGGGTCCACCGCAGCGGGGAAAGTGAATATCTGATCAACAAGCAGGCCTGCCGTCTGAAGGATATCACGGAGCTGTTCATGGATACCGGTATCGGCCGTGAGGCATATTCGATCATCGGGCAGGGCCGCATAGAAGAAATTTTGAGTACACGTTCTGAGGACCGGCGCGGTATTTTTGAAGAGGCCTCGGGGATTGTCAAATATAAATCACGGAAGAAGGACGCGGGGCGCAAGCTGGATGAAACGGAGCAGAATTTGCTGCGGATCCACGATCTGCTTAGTGAACTGGAGGATCAGGTCGGTCCGCTGAAGGATCAGTCGGAAAAAGCTGCCCGTTACAAGGAGCTGCGTGAACAGCTCAAGCACCTGGAGATTTCCGTATACGTGCACCAGATTGAAGGGATACATACGGCCTGGAAGGAAGGCAATGCCCGTCTGGAAACTCTGCAGGTCGAGCAGCTTGAGCTTTCAACTGTAGTATCAGCACATGATGCCAAGCTGGAGAGCGGCCGTTCAGAGCTGAGGACGCTGGAAGAGCAGATTGAGAAGCTTCAGGGAGAGCTGCTGCGGTACAGCGAAGCCAATGAGAAGAGCGAAGGCTACGGCGAAGTGCTTAAGGAGCGCAAACGCAATCTGGAAAGCAACCGGGAGCAGCTGCTGCTCACTTTAGGTTCTGTAGGTGAGCGTTCGGCTGACCGCCAGCGGGAGCTTGCGGAGCTGGAGCATAAGCTGAAGCAGACGCGGGAAGCCCTGGAGGAGCTGCGGAGACAGATTACGGATGAGGAAGCACGGCTGGAAGGTGTAACCGGCGGAATCAGCCAAAGCAAGGAAGAGAAGCTGAAAAGCTCCCTGCTGGAGCTGATGAACCTCATGGCGCAGGCGCGTAATGAGATCCGCTATGCGGACCAGCAGAAGGAGGCGCTGGAGCGGCGGATGAGCCGCAGCCAGGAGGAGAGCGGCAAATGGCTTGCCCGTCTGGAAGAATTGACTTCAGCGCAAAAAGGCCTGAAGGATAAAATTGCTGCGCTGGGTAATGAAATCAGCAAGCTTAGAAATGCTTATATTACCGAGAGCGAGCAGACAAGCAAACGCCAGAAGCTGCTTGAGGAGACACAATCCGGACTCCGCAAATGGGAACAGAAGCGTGAAGCCCAGGTGTCCCGGCATGAGACGATGAAGGAAATGCAGGATGATTTTGACGGCTTCATGCTTGGCGTCAAGGAAGTTCTCAAAGGCGCCCGCAAGGGTCAGCTGAGCGGTGTCCATGGTGCTGTCGCGGAGCTGATATCCGTTCCTGAAAGATTGGAAATGGCTGTGGAGACGGCTATGGGGGCATCACTGCAGCATGTCGTTATGGATAATGAAGCGGTATCCAGACAGGCGATCTCATTCCTGAAGCAGCGCCAGCTGGGACGGGCAACCTTCCTGCCGCTGGACGTCATCCGTCCGCGACAGATTACCGGCAGCGACCGGAGCATGGTGGAAGGTGCAGATGGTTTTGTCGGTATCGGCTCGGAGCTGGTAGGCTACGAGGAGAAATACGCAAACATCGTCGGCAGTCTGCTCGGTAATGTAGTCATTGCGGAAAGTCTGGAGCAGGCCAACCGGATTGCGGCGAAATGCCAATACCGCTACCGGGTCGTTACTCTGGAAGGCGATGTGGTCAACGCAGGCGGTTCAATGACCGGGGGCAGTCAGCATAAGAAGAACAACAGCCTGCTGAGCCGCAAACGCCAGCTCGACCAGCTGTTTGGCGAGATTGAGGAAAGTGAGCGGCAGATCAGCAAGCTGAAGCAAGGCATGAGCCGCCTGCGTGAAGAGCAGGAGAATGCGTCACAGAAGCTGGAGCAGCTGCGTCATGACGGTGATGAGAAGCGCATGGAGGAGCAGCGTGTCTCCGGCGATCTTAAGCAGCTTGAACAGGAACTGCGCCATGTGCAGGAGCAGGTGGAAGGCGCGGGTGCGGAGCGCAGCGGTTTTGAGAGCGAGGTGCGCGGTCTGGAAGAGAGCCGCAATCAGGCTGTCTCCGAGCTTGCCCGGCTGGAAAAGGAAGAAAAGGACGCCCACGAGGCGATCCGGAGTGCAGAGTCTGAGCGTAAAGCAAGCGAGAACGCGAAAGAAGAGCTGCAGGGCAAGCTGACGGGTATGAAAGTGTCTGAAGGCAAGCTGGATCAGGAGATATTCTCGCTGGAAGAGCAGCTTCGCCGGATGAGACAGGACGCCGGTTCACAGGACAAGGAGCTGCGCCAGAACCGGAATCTGCTGATGACAATCGAGCAGGATCTGGAAGAGAATGCCCGCGAAGCGGTGAAGCAGAAGGAAGACCTGAACAGCTACCGGCTGAAGAAGGAAGAAGCCTCAAGCAAGCTTGACCTTGCCCGTGCAGACCGGGCCGCGCTGACCCGCAAGCTGGAGCTGGCGGAAGGCGAGACCAAGGATCAGCGGCAGGCGCTGAGATCAGTGGAGGACAAGCTCCGCTCTACGGAGGTAGCGGTAGGCCGGCTTGATGTGGAGCTGGATAACATTCTCCGCAAGCTGAGCGATGATTATGAGCTGAGCTACGAGCTGGCGAAGCAGCGGTATCCGGTTCCTGAAGATGTGCCGGCAGCCCAGCTTGAGGTACAGTGGCTGAAGCGCAGCATTTCTGCGCTCGGAGAGGTGAATCTGGGTGCGATTGAGGAATATCAGCGTGTACATGAACGTTTCACCTTCCTCAGCGGACAGAAGGACGACCTGGTTGAAGCCAAAACCACCCTCTATCATGTCATTCATGAGATGGAGGAGGAAATGTCCAAACGCTTTAAGCAGACCTTTGATGCGATCCGCCGGGAGTTCGGCACAGTCTTCACCAAGCTGTTCGGCGGCGGGCGTGCAGATCTGCAGCTGCTGGATCCTGAACATCTGCTCGATACAGGAATTGATATCGTGGCCCAGCCGCCAGGCAAAAAGCTGCAGAACCTCCAGCTGCTATCCGGCGGAGAGCGGGCACTGACTGCTATGGCACTGCTGTTCGCGATTTTGCAGGTCAAACCGGTTCCATTCTGTGTGCTTGATGAGGTTGAAGCGGCGCTGGATGAAGCCAATGTGGTGCGGTTCGCCCAATATTTGCGCGAATTCTCGGAACAGACACAGTTTATCGTAGTTACACACCGTAAGGGCACGATGGAAGAAGCGGATGTTCTGTACGGAGTCACGATGGAGGAGGGCGGCGTATCCAAGCTGGTCTCTGTCCGTCTGGAAGACGAGGAAGCGGAGATTGCCTGA
- a CDS encoding transglutaminase family protein yields MKIQINHTTTYSYPEPVTDSVNEIRLTPRTNYRQSCYHHEVEVHPPANLLTYEDFFGNRVHAYTVNKPHTEMVIHTKATVVTLDKEQGADLPHLELEEQVRLLNDDKFQNRYIEFILPTRYTEVTPELVEFASQHPFNEAEDMYEWTKRLSSTIYEQFTYDPEATSVNTTVKNALKLKRGVCQDYAHLMIAVCRSVGLPSRYVSGYHFVSDLQGGNADFEQASHAWVETHIPGTGWLGFDPTNNMEVNWRYVKLGHGRDYKDIVPVKGVYRGVAGTLTVKVDVRRLDN; encoded by the coding sequence ATGAAGATTCAGATCAACCATACAACGACCTACAGTTACCCGGAGCCGGTGACGGACAGTGTCAATGAGATCAGGCTGACGCCGCGCACCAATTACCGCCAATCCTGCTATCATCATGAAGTCGAAGTGCATCCTCCCGCCAATCTGCTGACTTATGAGGATTTCTTCGGCAACCGCGTCCATGCCTATACGGTGAATAAGCCGCACACGGAAATGGTGATTCACACCAAAGCAACGGTCGTCACGCTTGACAAGGAACAGGGAGCCGATTTGCCGCATCTGGAGCTGGAAGAGCAGGTGAGGTTGCTTAATGATGATAAATTCCAGAACCGGTACATTGAGTTCATCCTGCCAACCCGCTATACCGAGGTGACGCCGGAGCTGGTGGAGTTTGCTTCACAGCATCCTTTTAACGAAGCCGAAGATATGTATGAATGGACCAAAAGGCTGTCCTCAACAATATATGAACAATTTACCTACGATCCCGAAGCAACAAGCGTGAATACCACTGTCAAAAATGCACTTAAGCTCAAGCGCGGCGTCTGCCAGGATTATGCCCATCTGATGATTGCTGTCTGCCGCAGTGTAGGTCTGCCCTCCCGGTATGTGAGCGGGTACCATTTTGTCAGTGATCTGCAGGGCGGCAACGCCGATTTCGAACAGGCTTCACATGCCTGGGTAGAGACCCACATACCGGGTACCGGCTGGCTAGGTTTTGACCCGACGAACAATATGGAAGTGAACTGGCGTTACGTGAAGCTTGGACACGGGCGGGATTACAAGGATATCGTTCCGGTCAAGGGCGTATACCGCGGGGTGGCCGGAACACTTACCGTGAAGGTGGATGTCCGCCGGCTGGATAACTGA
- the ltrA gene encoding group II intron reverse transcriptase/maturase: MRSHEEQRQPNISQESCQQREAVKPPGYAGAPSSSSAQTAPPSRKAANNLLERMLEGDNLRLAYKRVVQNGGAPGVDHVTAANLQAYLKTHWEPVKAELLAGTYRPAPVKRGEIPKPGGGVRLLGIPTVMDRFLQQALLQVMNPIFDAEFSWYSYGFRPGKSAHDAVKQAQRYIQKGLRWVVDLDLEKFFDRVNHDMLMARVARKVTDKRVLTLIRAYLNAGVMVNGKLEHSQEGTPQGGPLSPLLANILLDDLDKELTVRGLHFVRYADDCNIFVASKRAGERVMESVSGFVEGKLKLKVNREKSAVARPWHRKFLGFSFLSQKQATIRLAPKTISRFKERIRELTNRTWSISMEERICRLNRYLMGWLGYFHLASAKKHLQTLDQWIRRRLRMCLWKQWKRVRTRIRELRALGVPEWACFTMANSRRGAWEMSRNTNNALPTSYWEAKGLKSLLSRYLELC, encoded by the coding sequence ATGCGTTCGCATGAAGAGCAACGACAGCCGAATATCTCGCAAGAGAGCTGCCAGCAAAGAGAAGCGGTGAAGCCGCCAGGGTATGCTGGAGCGCCGAGTTCTTCGTCGGCACAAACCGCCCCTCCCTCTCGCAAAGCAGCGAACAACTTGCTGGAGCGAATGCTCGAAGGAGACAACCTTCGGCTCGCGTATAAACGAGTGGTACAGAACGGAGGAGCCCCCGGTGTGGACCATGTAACGGCAGCGAATCTACAAGCTTACTTGAAAACACATTGGGAACCGGTGAAAGCCGAACTTCTGGCGGGAACTTACAGACCTGCGCCAGTCAAACGGGGGGAAATCCCCAAACCCGGAGGCGGCGTACGGCTGCTGGGCATCCCGACCGTGATGGACCGTTTTCTCCAGCAGGCTCTTCTACAAGTCATGAATCCGATCTTTGACGCAGAATTCTCGTGGTACAGCTACGGCTTTCGACCCGGGAAAAGTGCACATGACGCAGTAAAACAAGCGCAAAGATATATCCAAAAGGGTCTGAGGTGGGTCGTGGACCTCGATCTTGAGAAATTCTTTGACCGGGTAAATCACGACATGCTGATGGCGAGAGTGGCGCGGAAAGTGACAGACAAAAGAGTGCTGACACTGATTCGGGCGTATCTAAACGCCGGAGTCATGGTGAATGGAAAGCTGGAGCACAGCCAGGAAGGAACGCCGCAAGGCGGTCCGCTGAGCCCGCTTTTGGCAAACATTCTGCTGGATGATCTGGATAAGGAATTGACCGTACGTGGCCTGCACTTTGTACGCTATGCGGACGACTGTAATATCTTTGTGGCGAGCAAACGAGCTGGCGAACGGGTCATGGAATCGGTTAGCGGGTTTGTAGAAGGAAAGCTAAAACTGAAAGTGAACCGGGAAAAGAGTGCAGTCGCCAGACCTTGGCACCGGAAGTTTTTAGGATTCAGTTTCCTGAGCCAGAAACAGGCAACCATTCGATTAGCACCGAAGACCATTTCGCGATTCAAGGAGAGAATCCGTGAACTGACAAACCGAACGTGGTCCATTTCCATGGAAGAACGAATTTGCCGACTAAACCGTTATCTGATGGGGTGGCTTGGCTATTTCCATCTAGCGTCGGCGAAGAAACACCTCCAAACGCTGGACCAATGGATTCGGAGAAGGCTGCGAATGTGCCTGTGGAAACAATGGAAGCGAGTGCGCACACGAATCCGCGAACTCCGGGCGCTTGGGGTGCCTGAGTGGGCCTGTTTCACGATGGCCAACTCGCGGCGAGGCGCATGGGAAATGTCCCGGAATACAAATAATGCCCTCCCGACTTCCTATTGGGAAGCGAAAGGGCTGAAAAGCTTGCTTTCACGTTACTTAGAGCTTTGTTAA
- a CDS encoding alpha-E domain-containing protein has product MLNRNAEALFWIGRYMERAENHARLIDVHYHIQQEEDFQAEGHKWSRLIDALGVRNEYLQQFESFSEQDVLSFITLDRGNSNSLFSCVHQARNNLRTLRQHLPSELWDIANGFNLWLGDQSVADIMSGPHGFYQQVKERAAMFLGAEHSVMLRGNEWRFIESGRFLERAENTTRILQAVTTSCKSKDIAAVYTQLQAVLKSVSGYQAFRRYYADAMSPESILEFMIVNSYFPRSIRFSFHKLEEHLAKLELDSSEKGSGHEKVIRQAGKIKAELDYMEKEEMSGDLVEDVLHSLMLSCQRLGKTMEGAFFRREGVQV; this is encoded by the coding sequence ATGCTGAATCGCAATGCGGAAGCTTTATTCTGGATCGGCCGGTATATGGAGCGGGCGGAGAATCATGCGCGGCTGATTGATGTGCATTATCATATCCAGCAGGAGGAGGATTTTCAGGCAGAGGGCCATAAATGGTCGAGGCTGATTGATGCGCTGGGGGTCCGGAATGAGTACCTGCAGCAGTTCGAAAGTTTTTCCGAGCAGGATGTATTATCTTTTATTACACTGGATCGCGGCAACAGCAATTCTTTGTTCTCCTGTGTGCATCAGGCCAGAAATAACCTGCGGACTCTCCGCCAGCATCTGCCGAGCGAGCTGTGGGATATTGCTAACGGCTTTAATCTGTGGCTCGGGGACCAGTCAGTAGCTGACATTATGAGCGGACCGCACGGGTTCTATCAGCAGGTCAAAGAGCGGGCGGCGATGTTCCTCGGAGCGGAGCATTCGGTGATGTTAAGAGGCAACGAGTGGCGCTTTATTGAAAGCGGGCGTTTTCTGGAGCGTGCGGAGAATACAACTCGGATTCTTCAGGCAGTAACAACCTCCTGTAAATCCAAGGATATTGCCGCAGTCTACACACAGCTGCAGGCCGTGCTGAAATCCGTAAGCGGATATCAGGCATTCCGCCGTTATTATGCAGACGCCATGTCGCCGGAGAGTATTCTGGAGTTCATGATTGTAAATTCTTACTTCCCGCGCTCCATCCGGTTCTCATTTCATAAGCTGGAGGAGCATTTAGCGAAGCTGGAGCTGGATTCCTCAGAGAAGGGCTCCGGTCATGAGAAGGTGATCCGCCAGGCCGGCAAAATCAAAGCAGAGCTCGATTACATGGAAAAAGAAGAAATGTCAGGCGATCTCGTCGAGGATGTGCTGCATTCCCTGATGCTCTCCTGCCAGAGGCTGGGCAAGACCATGGAAGGTGCCTTTTTTCGCCGTGAAGGAGTACAGGTATGA
- the ftsY gene encoding signal recognition particle-docking protein FtsY has protein sequence MSFFKKLKESISGKTESVTKSFRDGLEKTRKGFVEKVSDLIIRRKKIDEEFYEELEEILIGADVGVNTVMDLVEELRAEVKKQRIEDAAELQPILSRKLMELLRGDDDSTLRENPDGITVILFVGVNGVGKTTTIGKLAHRYKQEGKKVLLAAGDTFRAGAIEQLEVWGQRAGVDVIKQQAGSDPAAVMYDAVQAAKQRNVDILICDTAGRLQNKTNLMEELNKIFRVIQREIPSAPHEVLMVLDATTGQNALTQAKLFGEKSGVTGLVLTKLDGTAKGGIVVAIRQEMNLPVKLVGLGEKMEDLQQFDSEQFVHALFAGLITEEAEKEEQA, from the coding sequence ATGAGCTTTTTCAAAAAATTAAAAGAAAGCATTTCCGGCAAAACCGAAAGTGTAACCAAAAGCTTCCGCGATGGTCTGGAGAAGACCCGCAAAGGATTTGTTGAAAAGGTATCCGACCTGATCATCCGCCGCAAAAAAATTGACGAAGAGTTCTATGAGGAGCTTGAGGAAATTCTGATCGGTGCCGATGTGGGCGTAAATACAGTAATGGATCTGGTGGAAGAGCTGCGCGCCGAAGTGAAAAAACAGCGGATTGAAGATGCAGCCGAGCTGCAGCCGATTCTATCCCGTAAGCTGATGGAGCTGCTGCGCGGTGATGATGACAGCACGCTCCGCGAGAATCCGGACGGCATCACAGTTATCCTGTTCGTAGGTGTGAACGGGGTCGGCAAGACCACTACCATCGGCAAGCTGGCACACCGATACAAACAGGAAGGCAAAAAAGTTCTGCTCGCCGCTGGCGATACCTTCCGTGCAGGAGCGATCGAGCAGCTTGAGGTGTGGGGACAGCGTGCCGGTGTAGACGTGATTAAGCAGCAGGCGGGATCTGACCCGGCCGCGGTCATGTATGATGCAGTACAGGCTGCCAAACAGCGGAACGTGGACATTTTGATCTGCGATACAGCTGGAAGACTGCAGAACAAGACGAACCTGATGGAAGAGCTGAACAAAATCTTCCGTGTCATTCAGCGTGAAATTCCGAGTGCACCTCATGAGGTGCTGATGGTCCTTGACGCGACGACAGGGCAGAATGCTCTGACTCAGGCCAAGCTGTTTGGCGAGAAAAGCGGAGTGACCGGTCTTGTGCTGACCAAACTTGACGGCACGGCCAAGGGCGGTATTGTGGTGGCTATCCGCCAGGAAATGAACCTGCCCGTCAAGCTTGTAGGACTCGGCGAGAAGATGGAGGACCTGCAGCAATTTGATTCCGAACAGTTCGTGCATGCGCTGTTTGCCGGATTAATTACCGAGGAAGCAGAGAAGGAAGAGCAAGCCTAG